A window of the Lactuca sativa cultivar Salinas chromosome 7, Lsat_Salinas_v11, whole genome shotgun sequence genome harbors these coding sequences:
- the LOC111880849 gene encoding probable hexosyltransferase MUCI70, translated as MGKLVRTSTPLLFQSKLLCSSLSYLFLSLFFAFYTSLSPTTKCHFRSSPFDPIQSPLFIYPQSYGQHKHPIPTIKSSCNSPVFFSDYSFVLDEIRRVIENSSSDSNGLRYVQGNENGEKFGMNYTTQTRLSYYDYHDDGIEIPCGFLKKFPISDYDRIAMESCNGVVVVSAIFGNHDKIRQPQGLGFNTLDHVCFYMFVDNVTIKQLYFHNLLSRKTKENRIGVWRIVEVSSEELYENPAMNGVIPKYLVHRLFPNSKYSIWVDAKMQLVVDPLLLLHSLVIMEDVDMAISKHPLYVHTMEEAMATARWKKWWDVDSLKIQIETYCENGLQPWSSKKHPYTSDVPDSAIILRKHGVRNNLFSCLLFNELEAFNPRDQLAFAFVRDQMNPKMKINMFDVEVFEHMASEYRHSIKRGPDVIQSIRTKRANPGLPANGGIRTKCDKYLEKMWDE; from the exons ATGGGAAAGCTCGTAAGAACTTCTACACCCCTTCTCTTCCAATCAAAACTCCTCTGTTCTTCTCTTTCTTAcctcttcctttctctcttcttcGCTTTCTACACTTCTCTTTCTCCCACCACCAAATGCCATTTCCGATCATCCCCCTTCGATCCCATCCAATCACCTCTCTTCATTTACCCTCAATCTTATGGCCAACATAAACACCCAATTCCCACCATCAAATCCTCCTGCAATTCCCCTGTTTTTTTCTCAG ATTATTCATTTGTATTGGATGAAATCCGACGAGTTATTGAGAATTCTTCCTCAGATTCCAATGGATTGAGGTATGTACAAGGGAATGAAAATGGTGAAAAGTTTGGGATGAATTACACTACTCAAACACGACTATCGTATTATGATTATCATGACGATGGAATCGAAATCCCTTGTGGGTTTCTTAAGAAATTTCCGATCAGTGATTACG ATAGAATCGCAATGGAAAGTTGCAACGGAGTGGTGGTGGTTTCCGCCATTTTTGGAAACCACGACAAAATCCGTCAACCTCAAGGCCTCGGATTTAACACCCTGGATCACGTTTGTTTCTACATGTTTGTCGACAATGTCACAATCAAACAACTCtactttcacaacttactctcgAGAAAAACAAAGGAAAACAGGATCGGAGTATGGAGAATTGTAGAAGTTTCAAGTGAAGAACTTTACGAAAATCCAGCCATGAATGGTGTAATCCCGAAATACTTGGTTCATAgactttttccaaattccaaatatAGCATCTGGGTTGATGCGAAAATGCAATTGGTGGTTGATCCGTTATTATTGCTTCATTCACTTGTAATCATGGAAGATGTAGATATGGCGATTTCAAAACATCCTTTATATGTTCATACGATGGAAGAAGCCATGGCGACTGCAAGGTGGAAAAAATGGTGGGATGTTGATTCTTTGAAGATTCAAATTGAAACGTATTGTGAAAACGGCTTGCAACCATGGTCATCTAAAAAACATCCATACACTTCAG ATGTTCCAGATAGTGCAATTATCTTAAGGAAGCATGGTGTGAGAAACAATTTATTTTCATGTCTATTATTTAATGAGTTAGAAGCATTTAACCCAAGGGATCAACTAGCTTTTGCATTTGTGAGAGACCAAATGAACCCAAAGATGAAGATCAACATGTTCGACGTGGAAGTATTTGAACATATGGCATCCGAGTATAGGCACAGTATTAAACGTGGGCCCGATGTGATCCAATCGATTAGAACCAAGAGGGCTAACCCTGGTTTGCCTGCTAATGGTGGTATTCGAACCAAATGTGATAAGTACTTAGAAAAAATGTGGGATGAATGA